Proteins encoded within one genomic window of Companilactobacillus zhachilii:
- a CDS encoding cation:proton antiporter, producing the protein MEKFALLIVLFAALATPLITAKFHLTRMPTAISEIIMGIIIGKTGFNIVHPDVSVQYIADLGVIMLIFLGGMEIDFSLLEPKKNKDDFSPLGTAFAGFISIFIMSIVLSGILYATGIFNQFILAVILFSTIALGVIISLLKEVGLLDTKYGQTILLTSAFGEFIPLVGLTIYSAVKQQHYISVLGLPVIFIIAIVLLHRFNRVYVFFERIDKSTTQLDIRLAFFLIFVLVTFAEQIGAESILGAFLAGAVMKLLKPKPDTEAKLSSMGYGFFIPVFFITTGVNLNLRTLFTNKEALMLIPLFLIAFLLSKAIVFFVFRRQFGNRYSVAAAIVTSTTITLVLPILQVGRNLKLITTAQSGAITLAAIITCLICPILFNKILSKQKETE; encoded by the coding sequence ATGGAAAAATTTGCATTACTAATTGTTTTATTTGCAGCATTAGCGACACCGCTGATTACTGCTAAATTTCATTTAACTAGAATGCCAACGGCTATTTCTGAAATTATTATGGGGATAATTATTGGTAAAACTGGTTTTAATATTGTTCATCCTGATGTCAGCGTGCAATACATTGCTGACTTGGGTGTGATCATGCTTATTTTCTTAGGCGGGATGGAAATTGATTTTTCATTGTTGGAGCCAAAGAAGAATAAAGATGATTTTTCACCGCTAGGGACTGCTTTTGCAGGATTTATCTCAATATTTATTATGTCGATAGTTTTGAGTGGCATTTTATACGCCACGGGTATTTTTAATCAATTTATTTTGGCCGTCATTTTGTTCAGTACGATTGCTTTAGGCGTAATTATATCGTTATTAAAAGAAGTTGGGCTACTGGATACTAAATACGGACAGACTATTTTACTGACTTCAGCTTTTGGTGAATTTATTCCCTTAGTCGGATTGACTATTTATTCAGCTGTTAAGCAGCAACATTATATTTCTGTTTTAGGATTGCCAGTGATTTTCATCATTGCAATCGTCTTGTTGCATCGGTTCAATCGAGTTTATGTATTTTTTGAAAGAATTGATAAATCAACGACACAATTGGATATTCGGCTGGCATTCTTTTTAATTTTTGTCTTAGTGACATTTGCTGAACAAATCGGTGCCGAAAGTATTTTAGGAGCATTTTTAGCTGGGGCTGTTATGAAGTTATTGAAACCCAAGCCAGATACAGAAGCTAAATTAAGTTCGATGGGATATGGATTCTTCATTCCTGTTTTCTTCATCACGACTGGTGTTAATTTGAATTTGCGAACACTCTTTACGAATAAAGAAGCCTTAATGCTGATTCCGCTTTTCTTAATTGCTTTTCTACTATCAAAAGCAATTGTCTTTTTTGTCTTTCGTAGGCAATTTGGTAATCGCTATTCCGTCGCAGCTGCTATTGTGACATCAACAACGATAACCTTGGTTTTACCAATCTTACAAGTTGGTCGTAATTTGAAATTAATTACAACGGCTCAATCAGGGGCGATTACCTTGGCCGCCATTATCACATGTTTAATTTGTCCAATTTTGTTCAATAAGATATTAAGTAAGCAAAAAGAGACCGAATAG
- a CDS encoding NUDIX hydrolase, with the protein MSDKKLENGLIVNVVNIIWSFNAKSKRVLVLLVKNALGMDADRWGLPATILRADENAEDASLRLIREKIGIELPDFYTEQLATFSNVQRISDHREIALTYMTYLPSMPDLTAGYGAKDVKWFSVDYLPEQYSLTYQNLKFKTLSNKISESEFYNNIENAHDNKHLAADHALILRLAFQRITNRLDYLPTILLILGDSFTLKQAREVYATFWKEPSSNIDNSNFRKTHAHLFIEVGMEHGKSGRPAKLYKLRG; encoded by the coding sequence ATGTCGGATAAAAAATTAGAGAATGGCTTAATTGTTAATGTCGTTAATATTATTTGGAGTTTTAACGCCAAGTCTAAAAGGGTTCTAGTATTGTTGGTCAAGAATGCTCTTGGAATGGATGCTGATCGTTGGGGGTTACCTGCTACTATTTTGCGTGCTGATGAAAATGCTGAGGATGCTTCTTTACGTTTAATTCGTGAAAAAATTGGAATTGAATTACCTGATTTCTATACTGAACAGCTAGCTACATTTAGTAATGTTCAACGAATTAGTGATCATCGTGAAATTGCTTTAACTTACATGACTTATTTACCTTCAATGCCAGATTTAACGGCTGGTTATGGGGCTAAAGATGTGAAATGGTTCAGCGTTGATTACTTGCCTGAACAATATTCTTTAACTTACCAAAACTTAAAATTCAAAACTTTAAGCAATAAAATATCGGAAAGTGAATTTTATAACAATATCGAGAATGCCCATGATAACAAGCATTTGGCGGCTGATCATGCTTTAATTCTTCGTTTGGCCTTCCAAAGAATTACAAATCGTCTTGATTATTTACCAACGATTTTATTGATTCTGGGCGATAGTTTTACGCTTAAACAAGCTCGTGAAGTTTATGCTACTTTTTGGAAAGAACCATCGTCAAACATTGATAACTCTAACTTTCGTAAGACTCATGCGCATCTATTTATTGAAGTTGGTATGGAGCATGGCAAAAGTGGCCGTCCTGCCAAACTTTACAAATTACGCGGATAA
- a CDS encoding alcohol dehydrogenase catalytic domain-containing protein, translating to MKKAIFEKVGQMKLEDVEKPTIQAADDVIIKVIRACVCGSDLWAYRGLEDKAENSENSGHEAIGIVEEVGSEITTVKPGDFVIAPFTHGCGYCKACRAGFDGDCQSHSDNFSNGDQAEYIRFQHGQWALVKVPGKPSDYSEGMLKSLLTLADVMATGYHAARVAEVKPGDTVVVLGDGAVGQCGIIAAKMMGATRIISTSRHPDREALAKKFGATDNVAERGDEGVKKMLALTNNEGADAVLECVGTELSTETAMRVGRPGSIVGRVGLPHTGKMDVSTSFENNIILGGGPASVTTYDKERLLKAVLDGEINPGLVFTKSFTLDQINDAYQEMTDRKVIKALVVVSD from the coding sequence ATGAAGAAAGCAATTTTTGAAAAAGTTGGTCAAATGAAACTTGAGGATGTTGAAAAGCCAACTATTCAAGCCGCCGATGATGTCATTATCAAAGTCATTCGTGCTTGTGTTTGTGGATCTGACCTTTGGGCTTACCGTGGTTTAGAAGATAAAGCTGAGAACTCTGAAAACTCTGGTCACGAAGCAATTGGTATTGTTGAGGAAGTCGGTTCCGAAATTACAACCGTTAAACCTGGTGATTTCGTTATTGCCCCATTCACTCATGGATGCGGTTACTGTAAAGCTTGTCGTGCTGGTTTTGATGGTGATTGTCAATCACACAGCGACAATTTCAGTAATGGTGATCAAGCTGAATACATTCGTTTCCAACATGGTCAATGGGCTTTAGTCAAAGTTCCTGGCAAACCAAGTGATTACTCAGAAGGTATGCTTAAGTCATTATTAACCTTAGCTGACGTCATGGCTACTGGTTACCACGCCGCTCGTGTCGCCGAAGTTAAGCCAGGTGATACAGTGGTCGTCTTAGGTGACGGTGCTGTTGGACAATGTGGTATTATTGCCGCCAAAATGATGGGTGCTACTAGAATTATTTCAACAAGTCGTCATCCTGACCGTGAAGCCTTAGCTAAAAAATTTGGTGCTACCGATAACGTGGCTGAACGTGGTGACGAAGGTGTCAAAAAAATGTTGGCTTTGACAAATAACGAAGGTGCCGATGCTGTTTTGGAATGTGTTGGTACTGAATTATCAACTGAAACAGCCATGAGAGTCGGACGCCCAGGTTCAATCGTTGGTCGTGTTGGCCTTCCACACACTGGTAAAATGGACGTTTCAACATCGTTTGAAAATAATATTATTCTTGGCGGTGGCCCTGCTTCTGTCACAACCTATGATAAAGAACGTTTATTGAAAGCTGTTTTAGATGGTGAAATCAATCCTGGACTAGTCTTTACTAAGAGTTTCACACTCGATCAAATTAACGATGCTTACCAAGAAATGACTGATCGTAAGGTTATTAAAGCCTTAGTTGTTGTTAGTGATTAG
- a CDS encoding AzlC family ABC transporter permease, protein MDDSLSVNTAVKDTLPTVFGYIGIGISFGIVAASAGMSVLMATLMSLIVYAGSAQFILVSLLAIGTPIVSIVLSVFLVNSRMILMSMTTANFFKKNSIFENILIGSLITDESFALSMNKLNYTDGQLSFKWFNTVNVMAYLVWAASTMVGAMLGKVISNPEKLGLDFALVAMFIGLLYLQLISDKTISLKVQLIVVAAMLPLVYFGLIFISSDLLILVVTLIGCGLGVILKHAIN, encoded by the coding sequence ATGGATGACAGTTTGAGTGTTAATACTGCTGTTAAGGATACGTTGCCAACAGTATTCGGTTACATTGGTATTGGTATTTCCTTTGGAATTGTGGCGGCATCAGCAGGAATGAGCGTTTTGATGGCAACATTGATGTCATTGATTGTTTATGCCGGATCGGCTCAGTTTATTTTGGTTAGCTTGTTGGCAATTGGGACACCGATTGTTTCGATTGTCCTATCTGTTTTTCTCGTTAATTCAAGAATGATTTTGATGAGTATGACAACGGCTAATTTTTTTAAGAAGAATTCTATTTTTGAAAATATTTTGATTGGTAGTTTGATTACCGATGAAAGTTTTGCTTTGAGTATGAACAAGTTGAATTATACTGATGGCCAGTTGAGTTTTAAGTGGTTTAACACGGTTAATGTGATGGCCTACTTAGTGTGGGCTGCTTCAACGATGGTGGGAGCTATGTTGGGGAAAGTCATTAGTAACCCTGAAAAATTAGGCTTAGACTTTGCTTTAGTGGCAATGTTTATCGGCTTGTTATATTTACAATTGATCAGTGATAAGACAATTTCCTTAAAAGTGCAATTGATTGTGGTTGCAGCAATGTTACCGTTAGTTTATTTTGGACTAATTTTTATTTCGAGTGATTTATTAATTTTGGTCGTAACATTAATTGGCTGTGGGTTAGGGGTGATTTTGAAACATGCCATCAACTAA
- a CDS encoding sugar O-acetyltransferase translates to MREIEKLDHGDWYYFLDDEVAQRKANAAKLCQEFNEISATEPEKQTEKIKEILGSYGKNISVQSRFNCDNGKNIHVGNDFLSNYNLTILDIAPVNIGNNVMIGPNVDIYTVNHPMTAQGRREYLAKGYSVNIGNDVWIGGKVSIMPGVTIGNNVVIAAGAVVTKDVPDDSLVGGVPAKVIKKLDK, encoded by the coding sequence ATGCGTGAGATAGAAAAATTAGATCATGGTGATTGGTATTACTTTTTGGATGACGAAGTGGCTCAAAGAAAGGCTAATGCTGCTAAGCTTTGTCAGGAATTCAACGAAATATCTGCCACTGAACCTGAAAAACAAACAGAAAAAATCAAAGAAATCCTTGGTTCGTACGGTAAAAATATTTCTGTTCAAAGTCGTTTCAATTGTGATAATGGAAAGAACATTCATGTTGGAAATGACTTTTTAAGCAATTATAATTTAACGATTTTGGATATTGCTCCAGTAAATATTGGTAATAATGTTATGATTGGCCCTAACGTTGACATTTATACGGTCAATCATCCTATGACCGCTCAAGGTCGTCGTGAATACTTAGCAAAGGGTTATTCAGTAAATATCGGAAATGATGTTTGGATTGGTGGAAAAGTTTCCATTATGCCAGGAGTAACGATTGGAAATAATGTAGTGATTGCTGCAGGGGCGGTTGTTACTAAAGATGTTCCGGATGATAGTTTAGTCGGTGGTGTTCCAGCAAAAGTAATTAAAAAATTAGATAAATAA
- a CDS encoding DNA/RNA non-specific endonuclease: MRKNFLLLLFVPLLLAGCSTNQTTGQATPAATQQHLTAKDISQWTYKSGEKPVKILNNDKPTEIKKTDFNQSHIDYEGLDSLKRTKTATAYLTRNNLGRSNTRTEQVWRPTGWHNQPKYVNGTRVIPQNRGHLIAYTMTFNLNKSGQTQQGELGSIDNPYNLFTQTEFSNQKTMTQVEQKVRDALAQNKKVIYRVTPIFHGQELMARGVWVQAMSMDGSLKFNRYLWNVQNKIKFDYMTGKSEVDNNWKVPEVEGQRSNYHHSEKRHYYHKKY; the protein is encoded by the coding sequence TTGCGTAAAAATTTTTTATTATTGTTATTTGTCCCACTACTATTGGCGGGATGTTCGACTAACCAAACTACTGGTCAAGCTACACCAGCAGCTACTCAGCAACATTTAACGGCCAAAGATATTAGTCAATGGACTTATAAATCTGGTGAGAAGCCAGTTAAAATTTTGAATAATGATAAGCCAACTGAGATTAAGAAAACAGATTTTAATCAATCACATATTGACTATGAAGGGTTGGATAGCCTCAAGCGAACGAAGACGGCGACTGCCTACTTAACACGAAATAATTTGGGACGGTCGAATACTAGAACTGAACAAGTTTGGCGTCCAACAGGATGGCATAATCAACCGAAATATGTCAATGGAACACGGGTGATTCCACAAAATCGTGGTCACTTGATTGCTTATACAATGACCTTTAATTTAAATAAGTCCGGTCAAACACAGCAGGGTGAATTGGGCAGTATTGATAATCCGTATAATCTGTTTACCCAAACAGAGTTTTCAAATCAAAAAACAATGACACAAGTTGAACAAAAGGTTAGAGATGCTCTGGCTCAAAATAAAAAGGTTATTTATCGAGTAACACCGATTTTTCACGGTCAAGAATTAATGGCGCGTGGTGTTTGGGTTCAAGCAATGTCAATGGATGGCAGTTTGAAATTTAATCGCTATTTGTGGAATGTGCAAAATAAAATAAAATTTGATTACATGACAGGAAAATCAGAAGTGGATAATAATTGGAAAGTACCAGAAGTTGAGGGTCAAAGGTCAAATTATCATCATTCTGAAAAACGCCATTATTATCATAAAAAGTATTAG
- a CDS encoding ABC transporter ATP-binding protein, giving the protein MKIENFSYQYKKCILFENVDFYFEDCQVNFILGAKESGKTTVLDQISSRKRPQSFIGFPDFKKIAYLAQKNDFRVSLTVQEILNFILDLNKTIDLEMPPEITTLLKYSFNDLTFNEQKLVLIYINLMVDKELYLFDEPGTGIDLEYSQMVFGWFRELTELNKTVIIATNKLDNIYDIDNVNYIKNAQGIIADNYLKIKDRMGF; this is encoded by the coding sequence ATGAAGATTGAAAATTTTAGTTATCAATATAAGAAATGTATTTTATTTGAGAATGTTGATTTCTATTTTGAAGATTGTCAGGTAAACTTTATTCTAGGCGCTAAGGAAAGTGGTAAAACAACCGTTTTGGATCAGATTTCATCGCGCAAACGGCCCCAAAGTTTCATTGGCTTTCCTGATTTTAAAAAGATTGCTTATTTAGCTCAAAAAAATGATTTCCGAGTCAGCTTAACGGTTCAAGAGATTTTAAATTTTATTTTGGATTTGAATAAGACGATTGATTTAGAGATGCCACCGGAAATTACAACTTTGTTAAAGTATAGCTTCAATGATTTAACCTTTAACGAACAAAAATTAGTTTTGATTTATATTAATTTAATGGTTGATAAGGAATTATATTTGTTCGATGAACCGGGAACGGGGATTGATTTGGAATATTCTCAAATGGTCTTCGGTTGGTTTAGAGAGTTGACTGAATTGAATAAGACGGTGATTATTGCCACAAACAAATTGGACAATATTTATGATATTGACAATGTTAACTATATTAAAAATGCTCAAGGAATTATTGCAGATAATTATTTGAAAATTAAAGATCGGATGGGATTTTAG
- a CDS encoding AzlD domain-containing protein codes for MPSTKFVLWTLIACGLVTWLSRILPFVLLKKFNLPAKVVEFLSFVPITIMAALWFENLFHQNLGHLPTIDYANLIASVPTVLTAILTKKLLLIVIVGIISLALVRLAI; via the coding sequence ATGCCATCAACTAAATTTGTTTTATGGACCCTGATAGCTTGCGGTTTGGTCACCTGGTTATCAAGAATTTTACCGTTCGTTTTGTTGAAGAAATTCAATTTACCTGCCAAAGTTGTTGAATTTCTTAGCTTTGTACCAATTACCATTATGGCGGCGTTATGGTTTGAAAATTTATTCCATCAAAATTTGGGACACTTGCCAACGATTGATTATGCCAATTTGATTGCTTCAGTACCCACTGTTTTGACAGCTATTTTAACTAAAAAATTATTATTAATTGTGATTGTCGGAATTATTTCGTTAGCGTTGGTGCGATTAGCTATTTAA
- a CDS encoding WxL domain-containing protein, which translates to MTPGTITIKSAPSISFGTVDSSADDTSYASLKFSDGLQVANPGEPTGWTVSLSDTPFTDGTTGGATLKGASLSIDDSDATPVKADDADNVSTAPKFTSSATISSAPVTILDAAAGEGVGSFTTSYNGGDATLKVPAGNIGGSYTSQLSWTLTNAPS; encoded by the coding sequence TTGACGCCAGGTACAATTACAATTAAATCTGCACCAAGTATCTCGTTTGGTACTGTTGATTCAAGTGCTGACGATACAAGTTATGCATCACTCAAGTTCTCAGATGGTTTGCAAGTTGCTAACCCTGGTGAACCGACAGGTTGGACGGTCTCGCTTTCTGATACGCCATTCACTGATGGTACAACTGGTGGCGCAACGTTGAAAGGGGCATCGTTATCAATCGATGATTCTGATGCAACTCCTGTGAAAGCAGACGATGCTGATAACGTTTCAACAGCACCTAAGTTTACGTCATCGGCCACGATTTCATCAGCTCCAGTCACGATTTTGGACGCTGCAGCAGGTGAAGGTGTTGGTTCCTTTACTACTAGCTACAATGGCGGGGATGCCACATTGAAGGTGCCAGCTGGTAATATCGGTGGTTCTTATACATCACAATTGTCTTGGACATTAACAAATGCTCCATCATAA
- a CDS encoding DMT family transporter has product MNYLLLLVSIGFEVLGTSLLKKTDGFTNLWPTLGTLASYFICLFVLSHVLKRLPLSLTYATWGSVGLILVTIAGIVFYHESISMASIAGLILVVSGTVLINVF; this is encoded by the coding sequence ATGAACTACTTATTACTGTTAGTATCAATCGGTTTTGAAGTTCTTGGAACTTCACTTTTAAAGAAGACAGACGGATTTACTAATCTTTGGCCGACATTGGGTACGTTGGCATCATACTTTATCTGCCTCTTCGTCCTTTCTCACGTTTTGAAACGTTTACCATTAAGTTTAACTTATGCAACTTGGGGAAGCGTGGGATTGATACTCGTGACTATTGCAGGAATAGTTTTTTATCATGAATCCATTTCGATGGCTTCAATTGCCGGACTTATCTTGGTTGTCTCTGGCACCGTTTTAATCAATGTTTTTTAA
- a CDS encoding DUF916 and DUF3324 domain-containing protein: MKKYLTVLLTLMASILFGFTVNQKTALAETTGGGVNYSISPELPDNQAAKNIGYYDLKVTPGQKETIKFKINNTDDKNHTYKVSINRAATDINGVIDYNDHGVKPDSDLQYDIEKLVTYPKEVAVNAKSSKEVSIELTAPKGDITGELLGGIFVQENNQINNDEKLPKGVTLRNQYNYVLGLQVQTNTNPVKPNVKLVRAFETDNDGQVSVDAKLDNDVPTLEKEVSVDAKVTPRNGSKVLLKSSKEKMSMAPDSYFEYPVNVNTVTGPSKNKRLKPGKYTMYVDVKANNGQNHWNLKRNFTVTNKEIAKINHKNPNRSMDLWIILGVILALLVIAGFVIKRYRKNRK; encoded by the coding sequence ATGAAAAAATATCTGACAGTTCTTTTAACATTAATGGCAAGTATCCTTTTTGGCTTTACTGTTAATCAAAAAACAGCATTGGCTGAAACAACTGGCGGCGGAGTCAATTATAGTATTTCGCCGGAATTACCTGATAATCAAGCCGCGAAAAATATCGGTTATTATGATTTGAAAGTAACACCTGGTCAAAAGGAAACTATTAAATTTAAGATTAATAATACTGACGATAAAAATCATACTTACAAGGTTTCAATTAATCGGGCAGCAACTGATATTAATGGTGTGATTGATTATAATGATCACGGTGTAAAACCAGATAGTGATTTACAATATGATATTGAAAAGCTCGTAACTTATCCTAAGGAAGTTGCCGTAAACGCAAAGTCTTCCAAAGAAGTAAGTATTGAATTGACTGCTCCAAAAGGTGATATCACGGGTGAGTTGCTCGGCGGAATTTTCGTTCAAGAGAATAATCAAATTAATAATGACGAGAAATTGCCTAAAGGTGTCACTTTAAGAAATCAATATAATTATGTATTGGGTCTCCAAGTTCAAACAAATACTAATCCTGTTAAACCAAATGTTAAGTTAGTTAGAGCTTTTGAAACAGATAATGATGGTCAAGTTTCCGTTGACGCTAAATTGGATAATGATGTGCCAACCTTGGAAAAAGAAGTTTCAGTGGATGCTAAAGTTACTCCACGTAACGGATCAAAAGTGCTTTTGAAATCATCCAAAGAAAAAATGTCAATGGCTCCTGATAGTTATTTTGAATATCCAGTCAACGTCAATACAGTTACCGGACCAAGTAAGAATAAGCGTTTAAAGCCTGGCAAATATACAATGTATGTAGATGTTAAGGCTAATAATGGACAAAACCATTGGAATTTGAAGCGTAACTTTACCGTAACTAATAAGGAAATCGCTAAGATCAATCATAAGAATCCAAATCGTTCAATGGATCTATGGATTATCTTAGGTGTCATCTTAGCTCTCTTGGTTATTGCAGGTTTCGTTATCAAACGTTATCGCAAAAATCGTAAATAA